Part of the Cercospora beticola chromosome 5, complete sequence genome is shown below.
AGTATGCAATGTACTTCTCCTGTCCAAACGATGGCTCGAAGCGACCATAACCCGTCATTCTTCCCGAGTCTTCGACGGAGATCGTGGCATTATCCTGACGCGAATCGGAGAGATCTGACAAGTCCAAGTAGACGACCGGACTGCCACTTCCGCTCTCAGGAAACGTGAATTGGAAAAGTGCAGTATGGAACGCGGCAGTCATCTCACCACGGACGCCGCTCTGAAGATCGATGCTGAAGTAGCCTGGCGAGGCCTTGAGCGAGGTGTTGACGTACGGTTCGCTGCGATCTTTCTTGGGAAACTCGCACCCATTGATCTCATCTCCCTCACAACTGGAAAAAGGGAAGAGCGGGAAGAGGCCCAACGAAGGATTGCCACCAGTTCCAGAGTCGTGCATGCCAGAGAAGCCAGTAATATTGGCGCCATCAGTGGTGAAGCCGCCCTGCCTGGAATCGCTGTCGGTGTCGGCGACAGCTTTCGCCATGCCATATGGGAGTGATGCTCCAGCGAAGACATTACCTACGCAAGTCAGTTGCTGCATTCGAGTATCGACTCGCCACGCGCATACCTCCATTTTGGGTCCCCACCAGCTGATCCACGTATTGTAAAGGTTCAGTGACAAGAGCTGCTGACGCCAGCTGAGCAGCCAGAACAACAGTGGCGAGCGAGTGAGCCATGTTGTCAAAGTGGCGCAAAGGTAGGAGGTAAGAAACGGGATAGCGACAGGTGAAGTGAAAGCATAAGTCAAAGTGAGATTAAGTGCCTACATTGTGATGGCTGTGCATGAGATGATCTGGGTGTTTCGGAAGCTATTGATCCTGGCCCTGTACGTGGTTGAACCTGTCATGTCGTGTGGGAGAGATCCAAACATCCCTCTCAAACGCGGCAGATCCGGAAGCTACTTGGACAATCGCATGAGGTTTGATGCTCACACGATGTCACTGCAGCTCCTCACAGAATCCTCGGTCGTACTCATACGGATTGCTGCATCGAACAAACCACCTGGATTCAGGAACTCAGCTTGTACATTGTATGGGTGCCAGCAGCATGTGTCTCCAGGTGATTGGTAGCAATTGTGTTTAATTTCCAGAGACTTTGCCAGGGACGAGGTACGGATAGTTCGGGAGGGTTAGTCATGCACAAGATGCACGTGAAAGATCGGGAAGGCCGGGATTCGCATTGGTCATCCTGGTTAGACGCAGACTTGGCGTGCGGGCGCGACTCTTTTGGCGCGGAGAAGTGAGGTATGATCGCAATCCTGTAGAGATGGGCGCATGAGGAAGGACTGCGATCCCTTGTATGCAATTGGAAGATCCTTTCTCACTTCTTCCCCGCcgccttcggcttcggcaaGAAAACATCCAAAACCCTCCTTGGAATCCTCTTAAATCTCACTTGTTCCCAAACACCTACAATCTCCTCGTCCTGCAGAACAAAAACGTCACCTTGCAAAACCGTCTTGTCACTTGGCAGAATCCTCATCTGGACATAGTTCTGCAGAGTACTTTGCCCCACTTTCACCTTCTCCGGCTGGAATTTGCTGCTCAATTTCATCGCTCCTACGCCACCATTGATGTACGCGAATTTATCCCCATCTTTCTCCACGGCATTACACACGAATCCGCTCAAGTGGCCTGTTGCATCGAGAAGGTAAGGTCCGAGAAAGTCTTTTTGAAAGTCGAGATGGACCAAGTCGATCGTGGCTGTAGCTTCCAATATTCGAGTATCGAAAATGACTTCGGACATGTTTTGGTACTTGGGGCCGTATTGCacgaaagaggagaagagttTGTAGGCTTTTGTGCGCTGGACGAGTTGAACTGAGAGGTTGTTCTCTTTGATTGCGGCTGTCTGGAGGGAGGATATGCGGTTAAGGATTATTGGAGTGTAGGGGAACCAGGTTTGGAGCCACTTTGAAGAGGATTCGTAAGTTGCGGTGCAGTGGCCCATTTCTTGGAGTCGGGTGCCGGTTGGGGTGGTGGAGTGGAAGGTGCAGTGAAGGGTTGTGGAACTTATTTTGGGGTCCTTGGACGAGGCCTTGACTTCCATCTCGATGAAGAGGGACGCGAGGTTGGTTGGTTCTTTGACGATGAGGGGTTTGTGGACTTGAAGGTCGCTAACGTTTATGCCTGGGACCTCGGTGTTGGGTTCGTAGGCGCGGTGGATGTGGCTGGCGACGGTGAGGACCATGTCAGAGTAGAGGCCGGAGGGTGTCAGAACACAGTCGTTACACTTGTGGGCAAGCACAACTGGGCTCAAGTCAGGGTCTGCGAGGCATGATCTGACTGTCACTTTGGCCGTTGATGGTAAGCCGTCCAGTTCTTCCCGAACGACCTGCTGGCATGATGGCGAGAGGCGTTTTGATATTGACATCGTGAACGACTTCTATCACGATCTGCAATGTCGATAGGCTGACAAGTTGACACTCGTGCGTGTAGCGTCGTTCTTATGTACATGGTTCGGAAGACCTGCGTCGGGGGACCACCAGCCGGAAGTGCTGCTGACCACCAGAATAGAAGCTTCCTCCATGACAGCCGATATTGAACCTGCGTCACGACGCATATGTAGGCGCATGTCAGCACAACCAGATGCACTCCGGTGCCGATGTCATATCAGCTCAGGTGTGAGCAGGCTTGGCAATATCTCGGAGCTGAAATCCTTCCCGACATTGCTTCAATCTGCAACGCCTGAACTTGCGTAGGGACATGATCTTCGCATCGTGCGCATCAATCGCAAGCTGAAGACCTGAACGCTTGTCGACCTCACCGACCTCCAGTCACGTCGAGAACTGTGCCAGTGACGTACGACGAAGCCGAGGAGAGCAGCCAGATGATCGCTTCAGCCACTTCCTCAGCTTCACCAGCACGTCCAAGGGGCGTAGTCTTGCCAAGTCGGTCAGCTCGATCCGGATCACCAGTCGTCGCATGTATCTCCGTATTGATAAGGCCAGGCCGAACTCCATTGACACGGACGCCTTGAGTGCCAAGCTCTTTCGCAAGTCCGACAGTGAGAGTATCAATGGCTCCTTTGGAACCAGCATAATCGACATATTCATTTGGGCCGCCTGTAAATGTCAGCAACTACACTCGCCAGAGTCATGTACTCCTCACCCAGCTTCGCCGCCGCAGAAGAGACAAATACGATGTTGCCGCCTGAGCCTCCTCTGCTCGTCGGCATCCGTCTCGCAGCCTCGCGTGCGCACAGATATGCTCCCAAGACATTCACATCAAACATCTGCCTGAGTCGGTTGATGTCCATCTCGGCAAGAGTCATGGCAGGCAGTGTGATGCCTGCATTGACGACAACGGCATTGATCGCACCAAAGTGCGTCTCCACCTCGTCGAACATGCGAATGACATCCTGCTCATTCTCGACACCGCCTTTCACGATGATAGCTTTCCCGCCGGCGGACTCTACTACGTGAGCAGTCATCTCTGCTGCTTGAGCATTCTCCTTGTAGTTGACGCCTACGTTCCAGCCTCGTTTCCCGGCCAGGATTGCGGTTGCACGGCCAATACCACGAGAGCCGCCGGTCACCAGGACTGTTGTCATTCTTGAGCACTGCGAGAGGAGATATGAGATGTTGATGCGTCCATCTGTAGAATGGGTTGCTGTTTGTATGGCCCCTCGGAAAGTGGGGGAGCAGCTCTTCTTGGCGTTGGCTCGTGCGAGACTCGGTCTAGACTGTCCCGACGATCTTGCCTTGGAAGCGTCCCTCGAACCTCAGAAGCATCAAAAACAAATGTGCTCACCTGTCAGATCGACACTCGCAGGAGGTTAAGCATCATTACACTGGGCTGCCAACTCATCTAAtgcgctgctgctactgTATGCTCAgttcagcagcagtagcgagCGCTGAAACAATTGCCGAGGTCTTGAAGTCGCGTCGCGTTTCTGCTGATCAATCAACGAAAGTGTTCGAGCAGGGGCATTTCCCAGCGACGACATAtcaacatcttcttcatatTTTCGTATTGATAATTCTGTAGGCAGAATTGCCAATATTCTTCGCTGATTCCACACTCAAGATGGCGCCGATCTCTTACAATACGCCTTACCCAGGCATACCGTACTTCACGCCTCAACACACCAATTCGCCGGGAACACCTTTCGACAAGAATGCTCCAATGCCAACGCTATTCAAGCCTCTCACGATTCGTGGCGTGACACTTCGAAACCGCATCGTGGTGGCGCCAATGTGCCAGTACTCCACCGCAGAAACAGGGCCGCAAATTGGTGCTTTGACTCCATACCACGTTGCCACGCTTGGTCACTACGCCTTAAAGGGCGCCTCCCTGGTCTTCATCGAAGCTTCCGGGGTCCAGCCAAATGGTCGCATCTCACCCAATTGCCCTGGCGTCTGGTCGGACAGCCAGATTGACGGGATCAAAATGGTGGCCGACTTCATACACAGCCAAGGTGCTCTCTGCGGTATGCAGCTAGCGCATGCAGGCCGAAAGGCTAGCACCATGCCTCCTTTCATCGCTGCTGGTAAAAAGGCTGCGAGCATACGAGCAACGAAAGAAGCCGGCGGCTGGCCTGACAATGTGGTTTCGGCTTCCGGAGGCGAAGAGTTCACGTGGGATGGCATCAGAAGTGACGATCCTAGAGGCGGGTATTACGCACCACGAGAGCTGAGCATCCCGGAAATTGAGCAGCTTGTTCAGGACTGGGCTTCTGCAGCACAGCGTAGCGTTCGAGCTGGGTGTGATGTCCTCGAAATTCATGGTGCACATGGGTACCTGATTCACCAATTCTTGAGCCCGATAACAAACAGACGCACGGACAAATACGGCGGCTCATTTGAGAATCGAACACGACTCGTGATTGAGATCATCCAAGCTATTCGCAAAGTCATCCCTGCAAGCGTGCCATTATTCCTCCGATTGAGCTCAACCGAGTGGATGGAGGAGACAGAGATTGGGAAACGATACGGCACCTGGGACGTGGAGAGTACCATCAAGCTCACAAACATCGTTGCAGACCTTGGCGTCGACCTCATCGACGTCTCCAGTGCGGGCAACCATCCTCAACAGAGAATCACTACGTTCAACGCGAAAGATTACCAAATCAAGATTGCAGCTCAAATTCGAAAAGAGGCCAAGGCCGCCAACAAGAAAATCTTGATAGGAGCCGTAGGTCTCATCACAGAAGCTGAGCAAGCCAGAGACATCGTGGAAGACAGTGATAGCATCAAGAAAGAGGCAGAGGTTGCAAAGGCCATGACTGACGCGACTGGCAACAAGGAACCTATGGCTGACCTGATCTTGGTTGCACGACAGTTCATGCGAGAGCCCGAGTGGGTGCTCAAGGTCGCATGGCGACTCGGTCTAGATATCGCCTGGCCGACACAATTCTTGCGCGTGCGATTTCCAAAGTTATAGATGGCAGCGACGAAGACTTACTTGTACATCATATAGATCTAGAATCAATGAATTTTACCATCTCAGCCCTCTTCACGGGTCATCAATTGGGAACTGCACCATGCCGTGCATGCAAGCGAACCGATGCTACACAATGACTTCGAGGCATGCCGAAGTTTGCCCGCCATCACTCCAAGTGCTCTGGTCAACACGTTCGCAACTAGGGTGCCACGTTTTCGCCACAGCATTGAGTCGGCCGGCGAACCGTACCTCGAGACGCGGACAAATACGCAGATGCAGTCTCTCTGCCGACTTGTACAGACATTCTCGAAGCACACAACCCGATTTAGTGGGTCTGAGCCAGGATAGTTGCAGATGTCGTGATCGCGCGTCCAAATTCGCGACTTCAACACTCGCCAACAGCACCTCTAGGCTATGGAGAAACTGCAAAATCTTCGCCGCGTTGAATGCTACCATGCCCATGCCAAGCACCAAAATGCTGTTTACGTGCTTGCACAAGCTTGTACTTATTTCGAGCATGCTCCCAGGCTATGCTTATCGCTCTTGTCCCTTCTTGAGCGAACGTCTTCGAAATCATCATGGCTGAACCTGTGGCGCCCAAGGTGCCGACTGCGAGTATCGCAGAGACTCTTCCCACACAGGAGCCGCAAATCAAGAAGCACCGGACATGGTACCATACGACTCTTTTTAATGCCTGCGTTATTGGAGGCGTTGGGTTCATGTCACCTGGACTGTGGAACGCCATGAACTCGCTCGGAGCTGGCGGTGCCCAGGAGCCGTATCTTGTCAATGCGGCAAATGCGCTCGTCTTCGGACTTATGGGAATTCTTTGTTTGTTTGGAGGACCTATCGCGAACCGAATCGGACTCAACTACACTCTACTGTTGGGAAGTATCGGTTATCCTGTTTACAGCGCGGGTGAGAAACTCGGACTCCCTCTACTTTGATCTACATGCTGATTGTGCGTCAGGCCTGTACTGCAACGACAGATACGGCACTGTCTGGCTCGTACTTGTCGGCGCTGCAACTTGCGGAATGTCAGCAGGACTGTTCTGGGCAAGTGAAGGTGCAGTTGCGTTAGGCTATCCCGAACCTGGAAAACGAGGCCGATATATGAACATCTGGCTCTGGTTCAGAACTGGTGGGCCGCTCATGGGCGGAGCTATCGTGCTCGGACTCAATCACGATGCtcatgctgcgaagaagggcaaagTTGGCTATCAGACATATCTGGTGTTTGTCGCTCTGCAATGCTTGTCTGTGCCGCTTGCACTTGCTCTCAGCCCGCCGGAGAAGGTGCAAAGAGCAGATGGCAGCAAGGTCATCGTGAAGGCAGAGAGCAGCTTCAAGAAGGAGTTCCAGGCGCTCTGGCAGCTCAGCAAGAGGAAGGATCTGTTGCTACTGCTGCCGGTGTTCTGGTCAGCCTACTTCAACCAATACGCTGGCAATTTCCAGGTAAGAAACCAAGAACACTGAATGCGTTTCGAGGACTTGTTCTGACGATCATGTACAGACGTACTACTTCGGCGTGCGAGCAAGAGCACTCATGGGCTTGTGTCAGTACATCGGCGGCCTGATCTCATCTCAAATCATCAGCGCACTCCTTGATTACAAAGGACTCCCCGTGAAGAAGCGAATCGTCTACGGCTTCTTCTACGTCCTCGGGCTTCACATCGTCGCATGGGTATACGGCTGGGTCGTTCAAGAGCACTACACCAGCATGGATGAGGCACCAGTCTATGATTGGGTCGATGCAGGCTTTCTGAaaggcttcttcgtcatcatcctctggCAATTCTCCCAGCAAGCTCTCCAGAATTGGATGTACTACTTGCTGTCCACCAAGACTGACAACATCTCCGAGATGGCTCGCTTCTCCGGTATCTTGCGAGGACAAGAGAGTTTCGCGCAAGCTGTGTCCTACGGTATCAACTCTCAGGAATGGAAGGGTGGTCGTGTGCCGCTTGCTATCAACACTATTTTGTTGGGTGAGTACTTCATTCCACGATTGTGTGAGTACTTTGTTTCTGACTGAGATTGCAGGAGCTGCTATCGTGCCTACATGGCTGGTCGTCCGCGATCATGAGCCCATTGAACATGACAAATTGCCGGTGCCTTTGGAAACTAGGGAAGCTGGAAGTGAGACTTCAAGCAAGCATGAGGAACCACAGAAATAGAGCATCGCTAGCGCTCTTCCAGTACTCCAAATTCGAAGCCGTTCTTTGACGACCATTCATTTCAGCAACCCTCTCGGGACTTCCGGACGACAACATGATCTGGAAGTGGATGTCTAACATCAGAACATCGAAGCAGAGTGGACATGTTCGTCGTGTCTCGCTCGCGTGCAGCCACGCGAGGACACTGTTGAAGACCGTTATCACTTGGCACCCGAGACACGGCAGGAAAGGCAACCCAAAAAGCGCTGAACCTAACAAGCATCTCCACAAGAGGTCttcgcgaagaaggcgggCACACGAGCTCTCTCTCATTCATGGACGAACTACCACACAAGCTGCATTTTGCTCCGCAAAGGATTCTTTGCCAAGCCCGAGCCAGACCACTTGATTGACGAGCGACTTAGCAACCTTCCGTATTGAGACAAGTGTATCCAACACTTTCGACGGATCAAGCATTTTACCTCTCCACTACTTCAGCTGAATGTCTTGGCATAGATCGTGGACAGTCAGTGGCGTGCAGATCTGCTCTGTGCTCTGCAACGGTTGCAACTTACATGCGTGTTAGCATGTGGAGTGGACCATGGCCATGGCCTTCCTATAAGTATGTTATAGCTGCCATCAAGGTTattccatcttcgtcgcaTGTACCTTTAGATTGAGATACCATTATGAAGCTCTTATCAGTTTTGGCTTTGGCCGTATCATGTGCTTCTGCACAGCGCAAGTGTGGAACTACCAACAATAATGCCCCACAAAATCTCAGATACGAGGCCACCGCAGAGCCTGCTGACAGTCTTGCGGCTCGTCAAGCTTCGAGAGCAAGATATACTGTCGACACTTATGTTCATGTCATCACGACTCAGAACAAGAGTAGTCTGTACCCTCGTGAGATGGTTGAGCAGCAGGTATGGAATGTCTCAGTTTTACCGGGCGTGGAACTCCAGCTGATCGTTACTACAGATGCGAGTGATGAACGAGGCATATGCTTCTGCGCGCTTTGCTTTCAAGACGATCAGCATCGACTATACTGTCAATGACGCATGGGCTTCTGCTCTCGATGGGCCTCTGGAAGTGGAGTACAAGACCAAGTTGAGGAAGGGAGGCTACGATGACCTCAATCTGTATTTTTTGAGTGATCTCGGGAGTGAGTCTTCTCAATCCTACCTCTCACAAGAAGCACATAATACTAACCAACAAACCAGACGGCCTTCTCGGCTTCTGCTACTTCCCCGAACCCTTCGCCTCCCCAGAGCAACGCATCCTCGACGGCTGCGTAAACCTCGCGGGTAGCATGCCGGGCGGCGAAACTCCTTCCTACAACCTCGGTGCAACCGCCGTTCACGAAACCGGCCACTGGCTCGGACTCTTTCACACTTTCAGTGAAGATGGACTCGGCTGCAGCGGTCCAGGAGATTATGTCCTTGATACTCCTCACCAATTGAACGCTACTCGAGGATGTCCTGCTGTGAATCCTGATACTTGCCCCCAGCGACGGGGCGTGGATCCAATCCATAACTATATGGATTACTCGACTGATATTTGCATGTATGAGTTTACGAGGTTGCAGAGTTTGAGGATGAGGGTTATGTATGCGACATTGAGGAGGACACAGAGAGATAGGAAGTAGGGGTCGCTGATTTGTGGGTCGCTGATTTGTGGGACTCTGATGATGGAGATATGAGGATATGAGATATGATTAATCAATACAGAGAATATGAAGGCATGCGATATTATGGCCAACAGCTGGGCGGATGCCGAACCACGAGTATAGCAATGGCACCAAGGGCTGACTTGCATGGCTATAAACGCTATGATATTGAGTCAAGCAGAATTCAACACCAATCCGTTGCAAAGTAGACTCCGGCGATGTGTGCTCGAGATCTCGTGTCCGACTGCCATGCGATACAACCCTAACTATAAGTGACGCAGCAGCATTGGggatatctatactactataccaCAGTGGAGTTTGACAAAGAAGAGGCCAAACAAAGCTCACCGACTGTGCGAGCTACAAGTATTGGGTCGACCGGACATTTTTCCAAGCATCTGCAACGTCTACGCCGCAGAAGACAAATAGCCTGCTTGCCTTTTACAATGCTGACCTTGAAGAAAGTCAGAGTGCGTGATTGACCCAGACTAGAAGCATGTTAGCTTTGCACCTTGGAGCGATTATCGAAACCGattcttcttttccttccaGCATCTCCAAATGACTCCTAGCCAGACTTGCTGGCATGATATTCCTCGATTACCGCGCATTGTAACACGGAAAAGGAGTGATGAGCCATTCAAGAAAATTTGAAACATGCCTATAATATTCGAAACCACATTAGAGACTGGAGCAAGCTAGAGTGATCCAAGAGCCAGATAGTCTGAATCAAAGGGCTACATATAGCGCAGTCTAGTCATTGCTCGTGCACAGCATCGATCTCGGGACTCTGCTGACTGGCTATGTTATGATCTCTGCAAGGTGAGCTAGCAAATTCTCGGTAAGCACAGTAGAGTGAAACGCAGGACAATTTTGCACACGGTATACTCTGTGGCAATCTAGAGACGTGCTGCTGTCGTCATGAATTTGTGCGTTGTTATTTGCAATGCTACCTAGCCGAACCGCCGCGGTGGGCAGCCTGGGCGCCAGAAACTTGCACCTTCTCGCATTCTTGCTAATCGTAAACCACACGTCATGCGATCAACTGCTCTTTTTTCAGGTCCCTGTCTAGCGCCACTCCTCAAGCGAATGTGCAAGTCGCGATATCTGATCCTCGTTCCTTGAAGTCTGCAGTCTGTTCAACACATGTGAACTCCGATGTTTCAGATGCCTCTACCGTGGTACGACATTATGCGTGCGCACCCAACTCTGTCTTTCCCGACCTCAAAACATCCCAAATGGGTCGCGCGGGACACCATCAGGGCCTTGGACCCACCAGATGCCATTCTCGTCCTTGAATGCACCGATTGGACTGAAATAGTCGTCCATACCGTCCGGCTCGTTAGCTAGGTTGGTGAAGGCGGAAAACCTCTCGTGCGTAACGCCAGATGAATTCAATAGGTTCGAGTCCGGTAGGAGAGGCTCAGTAGGATAGATGGACGGGGGGTTACCGTGAATGATACCTTGGTGTGGGGCCGTCTCTTCAGCCCCAAGATCGAAATCGCTTGGAGTACGTCCTGCTGGGGCGTGCGAGGTGTGGGGAGCTGGATGACCAGTCGACTCGTGGCGAGTATTATCGCCTTCAGTCGGACCCTCGTCAGACTGCAGTGGGGTGAGCAACACGGTCTCTACGTTGGTAGCGACGGCTGGCGATGCAAGCTTGCCAGAAGCCTGCTGTCTCTTATGTGGAGGTACGATCTGCTCAAAGACGGAGCCTCGCTCATACGTGTAAAGAGATCGCTTACCCTTCCGGGAAGCCTGCTGTTCGTGGTTCTCCGTACCGTTGGTGCCAGCGTTTTGCAATCCAGTGTCTGGTGTAGCAGTTTGATGTATCGTCGCATGTTGAGGGTCCTTTGGCGTATAGGCGATCCAGCCATCAGATGAAGATGCTTGAGCTGCTGTGGAGTGGACTTGCTCACTCTCGCTGCCACCGCGAGGCGTCTTTGCATTGGTTGAGGTTTTCATGCTGCCTTTGGTTGCGCCGCTAGCCTTGGTGGACTCTGCTACCGCCTGCTTGAGCGCTTCGTGAGTGGCCTGCTTCGCGCCATTGCTCTTCTTGTACTTGAAGTTCTTGCAACCTGTGGTGGCTGGAATCACTACAAGTTCCTTGATCGCCTCGCGGCCGCCTTTGAGCAAGTTCATACAAGCTTTCTTGTTTGTTAACAGGCCGTCCAGGATCTCTTGCAAGGACTCTTTCGCGCTGAAGGTCAACTCTGCCGGATATTGGGTGTTGATGGTCTCGAGCAAATCCAGGCCGTGCAGATAGTACTCGCA
Proteins encoded:
- a CDS encoding uncharacterized protein (MEROPS:MER0029657); the encoded protein is MKLLSVLALAVSCASAQRKCGTTNNNAPQNLRYEATAEPADSLAARQASRARYTVDTYVHVITTQNKSSLYPREMVEQQMRVMNEAYASARFAFKTISIDYTVNDAWASALDGPLEVEYKTKLRKGGYDDLNLYFLSDLGNGLLGFCYFPEPFASPEQRILDGCVNLAGSMPGGETPSYNLGATAVHETGHWLGLFHTFSEDGLGCSGPGDYVLDTPHQLNATRGCPAVNPDTCPQRRGVDPIHNYMDYSTDICMYEFTRLQSLRMRVMYATLRRTQRDRK